One part of the Paracoccus sp. MBLB3053 genome encodes these proteins:
- the cobJ gene encoding precorrin-3B C(17)-methyltransferase, translating to MMGWVAIAGLGPGDERLVTPEVSAALSDATDIVGYIPYVRRVPARPGLTRHESDNRVELDRARHALELAASGRRVIVVSSGDPGVFAMASAVFEAIEAGPQHWRELDIRVLPGVTAMLAAAARAGAPLGHDFCAINLSDNLKPWPVIARRLRLAAEADFAMALYNPRSKSRPDGFGHALEVLRESCEAERVLIFARAVSTPDERLKVVRLADARPEMADMRTVVLVGSSATRVIERSGGPFVYTPRSASA from the coding sequence ATGATGGGTTGGGTTGCAATAGCCGGCCTCGGGCCGGGCGACGAGCGGCTTGTCACCCCCGAGGTTTCGGCGGCCCTGTCCGATGCAACGGATATCGTGGGCTACATCCCTTATGTCCGGAGAGTTCCGGCGCGTCCGGGGCTCACACGACATGAAAGCGACAATCGCGTCGAACTCGACCGGGCACGCCATGCGCTGGAACTGGCCGCGTCCGGCCGGCGGGTCATCGTCGTCAGTTCCGGAGATCCCGGAGTCTTCGCCATGGCCTCGGCCGTGTTCGAGGCGATCGAGGCGGGACCGCAGCATTGGCGCGAGCTCGATATCCGTGTCCTGCCCGGAGTAACGGCCATGTTGGCGGCCGCTGCCCGTGCTGGCGCCCCCTTGGGGCATGATTTCTGTGCAATCAATCTCAGCGACAATCTGAAGCCATGGCCGGTAATCGCGCGTCGCCTTCGTCTCGCGGCCGAGGCCGATTTCGCCATGGCGCTTTATAATCCGCGCTCCAAGTCGCGGCCGGACGGGTTCGGTCATGCCCTCGAGGTCCTGCGCGAATCCTGCGAAGCCGAACGGGTCCTGATCTTCGCGCGGGCGGTCTCTACCCCGGATGAAAGGCTCAAGGTCGTCCGCCTGGCTGATGCCCGGCCAGAGATGGCCGACATGCGGACCGTCGTGCTTGTCGGATCTTCGGCGACGCGGGTCATCGAAAGATCAGGCGGCCCCTTTGTCTATACCCCGAGATCGGCGTCGGCATGA
- a CDS encoding cobalt-precorrin-6A reductase, with amino-acid sequence MRPNVLILAGTAEASALARRLAAEGISGKVSLAGRVETPLAQPLPMRIGGFGGIDGLVAHLRAKRVSHVIDATHPFAAQMSRHAHAACGTLGIPLLRLTRPEWQHIDGDHWINVPDMPAAVAALDRAPMRVMLAVGRMHLAEFAVCPQHYYLLRLVDPPNSTLPLPHCHVILGRGPFDLEADRDLMRKYDINLIVSKNSGGTGAYAKIAAARSLQLPVLMIDRPAKPDVTEVHDVGMVIDWLHADADLGV; translated from the coding sequence ATGCGTCCGAATGTCCTCATTCTTGCCGGCACGGCCGAGGCCTCGGCCTTGGCCCGTCGATTGGCGGCAGAGGGGATATCTGGCAAGGTCTCTCTTGCGGGAAGGGTGGAAACCCCCCTCGCCCAACCGCTTCCGATGCGGATCGGAGGGTTTGGTGGCATCGACGGGCTGGTCGCGCATCTCAGGGCCAAGCGCGTCAGCCATGTGATCGATGCGACGCATCCTTTCGCGGCCCAGATGAGCCGACACGCCCATGCCGCTTGCGGGACACTTGGCATTCCCCTGCTGCGGCTGACCCGCCCAGAATGGCAGCACATCGACGGCGATCACTGGATCAACGTGCCCGACATGCCAGCCGCCGTCGCAGCGCTTGACCGTGCGCCGATGCGCGTGATGCTGGCCGTCGGACGGATGCATCTTGCCGAATTTGCCGTCTGTCCGCAGCATTACTATCTGCTGAGACTGGTCGACCCTCCGAACTCGACACTTCCACTTCCGCATTGTCATGTCATTCTGGGGCGAGGACCCTTCGACCTTGAGGCCGATCGCGATTTGATGCGCAAATATGACATCAACCTGATCGTTTCGAAAAACTCTGGCGGAACGGGCGCTTACGCCAAGATCGCGGCTGCCCGGTCCCTGCAGCTGCCCGTCCTGATGATCGACCGGCCGGCAAAGCCCGACGTGACCGAGGTGCATGACGTGGGGATGGTGATCGACTGGCTTCATGCCGACGCCGATCTCGGGGTATAG
- the cbiE gene encoding precorrin-6y C5,15-methyltransferase (decarboxylating) subunit CbiE, translating to MGRTPWLTIIGLGENGPEGLSSASRVALGEAEVVMGPPRHLALLPGLSAEQIEWPVPFSEGIEILMVLRGRKVVVLASGDPFCFGAGSVIAQGLPADEWRAFPAPSTFSLAASRLGWPLERTTCLGLHAAPVTRLRPHLIPNRRAIVLLRDGKAVTELARYISGEGFGDSRLHILEALDGPRERITSARADAMPSVDFLHPVAVAIEPAGSGKVIPHCSGIADDFFETDGQMTKRPIRALALSALAPRSGELLWDIGGGSGSIAIEWLLSDPETQAISIEPRADRAGRIAENAQRLGVDRLRVAIGSAPEALDGLPRPDAVFIGGGLCKLLLDDLRQRLAPGTRLVAHAVTLESEAFLAEWHQKLGGDLLRVELAHSAPLGTRRAWKAAFPVVQWQVRL from the coding sequence ATGGGTAGAACTCCGTGGCTGACCATTATCGGTCTGGGTGAAAATGGACCGGAAGGCCTGTCATCGGCAAGCCGGGTTGCGCTTGGAGAGGCCGAGGTGGTGATGGGACCGCCCCGCCACCTCGCTCTGCTGCCCGGGCTGAGCGCCGAGCAAATCGAATGGCCAGTGCCGTTTTCCGAGGGAATCGAAATACTGATGGTGCTGCGGGGCCGCAAGGTCGTGGTGCTGGCTTCGGGCGATCCGTTCTGCTTTGGCGCGGGGTCTGTCATTGCGCAGGGGCTTCCAGCCGATGAGTGGCGGGCGTTTCCGGCTCCGTCGACCTTTTCGCTGGCGGCGTCGCGGCTGGGCTGGCCGTTGGAGCGGACAACCTGCCTGGGGCTGCATGCCGCGCCTGTCACCCGCCTGCGCCCGCACCTGATCCCAAACCGCAGGGCGATCGTTCTGCTGCGAGACGGAAAGGCGGTCACCGAACTTGCGCGCTACATTTCCGGCGAGGGTTTTGGCGACAGTCGGCTGCACATCCTCGAAGCGCTGGATGGACCGCGTGAACGGATCACCTCGGCGCGGGCAGATGCCATGCCGAGTGTGGATTTCCTGCATCCGGTCGCCGTCGCGATCGAACCGGCCGGATCGGGCAAGGTCATTCCGCATTGCTCGGGCATAGCCGATGATTTCTTCGAAACGGACGGCCAGATGACGAAGCGCCCGATCCGTGCACTTGCGCTATCGGCATTGGCGCCACGGTCCGGGGAACTGCTTTGGGACATTGGCGGCGGGTCCGGCTCCATCGCCATCGAGTGGCTGCTTTCCGATCCGGAGACCCAGGCGATCAGCATCGAGCCGCGTGCCGACCGAGCCGGGCGGATCGCGGAGAATGCGCAAAGACTTGGCGTGGACCGGCTTCGTGTCGCGATCGGATCGGCACCCGAGGCGCTTGACGGTCTACCACGCCCGGATGCGGTTTTCATCGGCGGGGGTCTTTGCAAGCTTCTGCTCGATGACCTGCGCCAGCGGCTGGCCCCTGGAACCCGGCTTGTCGCTCATGCCGTGACATTGGAATCCGAGGCTTTTCTGGCGGAATGGCATCAGAAGCTTGGGGGGGATCTCTTGCGCGTCGAACTGGCGCATTCGGCCCCGCTTGGCACGCGGCGGGCATGGAAGGCGGCCTTTCCCGTCGTGCAGTGGCAGGTCCGGCTGTGA
- a CDS encoding cobalamin biosynthesis protein, which yields MEGGLSRRAVAGPAVIVAGFGFRSNASAESLADAFRQAADGRAVALAVTAEDKASSDAFRQFCATLGISGRGIDAATLARQKPATRSAASIQARGLGSLAEAAALAAAGPQARLLGPRAVSSDRMATCALAEGGGS from the coding sequence ATGGAAGGCGGCCTTTCCCGTCGTGCAGTGGCAGGTCCGGCTGTGATCGTCGCCGGTTTCGGATTTAGATCGAACGCCAGCGCCGAAAGCCTGGCAGACGCCTTTCGCCAGGCTGCGGATGGCCGTGCCGTCGCCCTTGCCGTGACGGCGGAAGACAAGGCTTCATCTGACGCATTCCGCCAATTCTGCGCGACGCTCGGCATCAGCGGCCGTGGGATAGACGCCGCAACCCTGGCCCGACAGAAGCCCGCGACGCGTTCGGCTGCCTCGATCCAGGCCCGCGGGCTGGGCAGCCTTGCCGAAGCTGCCGCGCTGGCGGCGGCCGGACCGCAAGCAAGACTGCTTGGGCCTAGGGCGGTATCCAGCGATCGAATGGCCACATGTGCCCTTGCCGAAGGAGGCGGATCATGA
- the cobM gene encoding precorrin-4 C(11)-methyltransferase, with protein sequence MTVHFIGAGPGSADLLTLRGRDLIAASRVCLYAGSLVPEAVLGHCPQGARIVNTAPMDLDGIMDEIRTAHDAGHDVARLHSGDLSVWSAMGEQIRRLENLGIPYSVTPGVPSFAAAAAALGAELTLPGIAQSVVLTRTPGRASSMPERESLAAFGATGATLAIHLSIQNLSRVVEDLVPHYGADCPVAIVWRASWPDQRIVRARLETIEAEIGQGIERTALIFVGRALGASDFSESRLYAADYDRRYRPQSSESRWANWTAGDD encoded by the coding sequence ATGACCGTACATTTCATCGGAGCCGGACCTGGCTCTGCCGATCTTCTGACCCTGCGCGGACGCGATCTGATCGCGGCCAGCCGGGTCTGTCTTTACGCCGGGTCGCTGGTTCCCGAAGCGGTGCTCGGGCATTGCCCGCAAGGCGCGCGGATCGTGAACACGGCCCCGATGGATCTCGACGGCATCATGGACGAGATCCGGACGGCCCATGATGCCGGGCACGACGTCGCGCGGCTGCATTCCGGTGATCTTTCGGTCTGGTCGGCCATGGGCGAACAGATCCGGCGGCTGGAGAACCTGGGCATTCCCTACAGCGTCACGCCCGGAGTTCCGTCATTCGCTGCGGCGGCGGCGGCCCTGGGTGCCGAACTGACCTTGCCCGGAATTGCCCAATCGGTCGTCCTGACCCGGACACCGGGCCGGGCCTCGTCAATGCCGGAACGGGAAAGCCTCGCCGCTTTCGGCGCCACGGGCGCGACGCTTGCCATCCATCTGTCGATCCAGAACCTGTCTCGCGTGGTCGAAGATCTAGTGCCTCATTACGGTGCCGATTGTCCCGTGGCCATCGTCTGGCGGGCAAGCTGGCCCGATCAGAGGATTGTCCGAGCTCGGCTTGAAACGATCGAAGCGGAAATCGGCCAGGGCATCGAGCGGACCGCGCTTATCTTTGTCGGGCGCGCGCTTGGCGCCTCGGATTTCTCGGAAAGCCGGCTTTACGCAGCCGATTACGATCGCCGCTATCGTCCGCAATCCTCGGAAAGCCGGTGGGCGAACTGGACCGCTGGCGATGACTGA
- a CDS encoding cobyrinate a,c-diamide synthase, with product MTDTAFPPGIMASAPSSGTGKTTVMLGLLRALTEDGLCVQPFKSGPDYIDPAFHRAASGRASFNLDNWAMDQSLLGAISEQATGADICVAEGSMGLYDGVATRGLAGYGSSAETALRMGWPVVLVLDVSGQAQSAAATALGFARYSPELPFAGVILNRVASPRHERLARVGMEKTGIPVLGALPRRGDLTLPERHLGLIQAVEHPDLEAAISGYAAFLREHVDLSAIRAAASSGPAPAPGRLPPPPAQRIALAQDAAFSFTYPHLLEGWRNAGAEIMPFSPLADDPPDPAADLVWLPGGYPELYAGQISSARRYTEGLRKHAATRPVHGECGGYMALGKALIDKNGQAHPMAGLLGLVTSYEKRRLHLGYRRAVLAARMPGHLPEAVLRGHEFHYSTIIEQPDPPLAAVTDADGNPVPETGSRREKVTGTFFHMISAETA from the coding sequence ATGACTGATACGGCATTTCCTCCGGGCATCATGGCTTCCGCCCCGTCTTCCGGCACCGGCAAGACGACGGTCATGCTTGGGCTTTTGCGGGCGCTGACCGAAGACGGGCTTTGTGTCCAGCCCTTCAAGTCCGGTCCGGATTATATCGACCCGGCATTTCACCGCGCGGCAAGCGGACGCGCGTCGTTCAATCTCGACAATTGGGCGATGGATCAGTCCTTGCTGGGGGCAATTTCGGAACAGGCGACCGGGGCAGACATCTGTGTCGCCGAAGGCTCCATGGGTCTTTACGACGGCGTCGCCACGCGCGGTCTTGCGGGCTATGGATCCAGTGCCGAGACAGCGCTGCGCATGGGTTGGCCTGTCGTCCTTGTCCTTGATGTGAGCGGGCAGGCCCAATCCGCCGCGGCTACCGCGCTGGGATTTGCCCGATACTCGCCGGAACTGCCCTTTGCCGGCGTGATCCTGAACCGCGTCGCCAGCCCCCGTCACGAAAGGTTGGCCCGGGTGGGGATGGAAAAGACGGGCATCCCTGTTCTTGGTGCGCTACCGCGTCGCGGTGACCTGACGTTGCCCGAACGGCATCTGGGTCTTATCCAGGCGGTTGAGCATCCCGATCTCGAAGCGGCGATCTCGGGCTATGCCGCATTCCTGCGCGAACATGTCGATCTGTCGGCGATCCGCGCGGCGGCCTCCTCTGGGCCTGCGCCCGCGCCGGGCAGGCTGCCGCCTCCGCCCGCCCAAAGGATCGCGCTGGCACAGGATGCGGCATTTTCCTTCACCTATCCGCACCTGCTCGAGGGCTGGCGGAATGCGGGTGCCGAGATCATGCCGTTTTCGCCGCTAGCCGATGACCCCCCCGATCCCGCGGCCGATCTGGTCTGGTTGCCGGGCGGCTATCCCGAGCTTTATGCCGGTCAGATCTCCTCGGCCCGGAGATACACGGAAGGCCTGCGAAAACATGCGGCAACCCGTCCAGTGCATGGCGAATGCGGCGGCTACATGGCGCTGGGAAAGGCGCTGATCGACAAGAACGGGCAGGCCCATCCCATGGCGGGGCTGCTCGGGCTTGTCACATCCTACGAAAAGCGCCGACTTCATCTTGGCTATCGCCGCGCAGTTCTTGCTGCGCGGATGCCGGGTCATCTGCCCGAAGCGGTGCTGCGGGGGCACGAATTCCACTACTCGACAATCATCGAACAGCCGGACCCGCCGCTGGCTGCGGTGACCGATGCGGACGGCAACCCGGTCCCCGAGACGGGATCACGACGCGAAAAGGTCACCGGAACATTCTTTCACATGATTTCCGCCGAGACAGCGTAG
- a CDS encoding energy-coupling factor ABC transporter permease, with protein sequence MHIEPGIVDSAKMVFAYATAAGAAAYTARIASKDIGLHGAASLFVRSLTAGAATFVFFEVLPHFPVGVSEVHFILGTTLFLILGAAPAALGLALGLLVQGMFFAPTDLPMYFVNLTTLLVPLFAIEQLARRVIPMDTAYVDLKYADVLKLSLAYQGGVVAWVAFWAIYGQGFGIENLSSVASFGVAYMLVVLVEPIADLIALAAAKAMRPTAPNRWVAQRLYTA encoded by the coding sequence ATGCATATTGAACCTGGGATCGTGGACAGCGCAAAGATGGTCTTTGCATATGCCACCGCCGCCGGTGCCGCTGCCTATACCGCGCGGATTGCCTCGAAGGATATCGGGCTGCATGGCGCGGCGTCGCTGTTCGTTCGGAGCCTGACTGCCGGGGCGGCGACATTCGTTTTCTTCGAAGTCCTGCCGCATTTCCCGGTTGGCGTGTCCGAGGTGCATTTCATCCTGGGAACCACGCTTTTCCTGATCCTGGGTGCCGCTCCGGCGGCCCTGGGGCTTGCGCTCGGGCTGCTCGTCCAGGGCATGTTCTTCGCGCCGACCGATCTGCCGATGTATTTCGTGAACCTCACGACGCTTCTGGTCCCGCTTTTCGCGATCGAGCAATTGGCCCGACGCGTCATTCCCATGGATACGGCCTATGTCGATCTGAAATATGCCGATGTTCTGAAGCTGTCGCTGGCCTATCAGGGTGGGGTGGTCGCCTGGGTTGCCTTCTGGGCGATCTATGGCCAGGGCTTCGGCATCGAAAATCTGTCTTCGGTCGCAAGCTTCGGCGTTGCCTATATGCTGGTCGTGCTGGTCGAGCCGATTGCCGACCTGATCGCGCTTGCCGCCGCGAAGGCCATGCGCCCCACGGCGCCGAACCGTTGGGTCGCACAACGGCTTTACACGGCCTGA
- the cobF gene encoding precorrin-6A synthase (deacetylating), with translation MQDLWLVGIGTGNPAHVTLEAVEALRNATLILVPRKGAGKEDLADLRHDILARIGVSAAVIEFDMPVRDENLPYVLRVNRWHDQIAAIWARTIAEARPEGGPVALLVWGDPGLYDSTLRIASRLDPRPRIRVVPGITALQALTAAHAIAFNTVNGAVTVTTGRRLRDHGWPIGAETVIVMLDGECSFQRLNPAGLHIWWGGFLGMRQQVLESGPLAEATPRILKARAEARERHGWIMDTYLLRRDTVKG, from the coding sequence ATGCAGGATCTGTGGCTTGTAGGCATCGGCACGGGCAATCCCGCCCATGTCACCTTGGAGGCGGTCGAGGCACTGCGCAATGCAACTCTGATCCTGGTGCCCCGCAAGGGCGCTGGCAAGGAAGATCTCGCTGACCTGCGCCATGACATCCTGGCTCGCATCGGCGTGTCAGCGGCCGTGATCGAATTCGACATGCCTGTCCGGGATGAAAACCTGCCCTATGTCTTGCGGGTGAATCGTTGGCACGATCAGATTGCGGCGATATGGGCGCGGACAATCGCCGAAGCACGTCCGGAAGGCGGCCCGGTTGCGCTGCTTGTCTGGGGTGATCCGGGCCTTTACGACAGCACGCTGCGCATTGCATCAAGGCTCGATCCGCGCCCCCGTATTCGGGTGGTGCCCGGCATCACGGCGCTTCAGGCACTGACCGCGGCCCATGCGATTGCATTCAACACGGTGAACGGCGCGGTCACCGTCACGACTGGCCGCAGATTGCGTGACCACGGCTGGCCGATCGGGGCCGAGACGGTCATCGTCATGCTGGACGGCGAATGCAGCTTTCAACGGTTGAACCCGGCAGGGCTGCATATCTGGTGGGGTGGATTTCTGGGCATGCGACAGCAGGTGCTGGAATCCGGTCCCCTGGCCGAGGCAACGCCCCGGATCTTGAAGGCGCGTGCCGAAGCACGCGAAAGGCACGGCTGGATCATGGATACATATCTTCTGCGGCGTGACACCGTCAAAGGCTGA
- a CDS encoding alanine/glycine:cation symporter family protein, with translation MDSLESFLGQVGGIVWGPYMLIPLLLGTGLYLTARLGGIQIVRLGAALRLGLLKRHDDDAEGDISQFEALTTAMAATVGTGNIVGVATAISVGGPGALFWMWMTALLGMASKYSEAFLGVRFRTTDEVGEKNGGPQYYLERGIPNAFGKFLALSFAIFAVCACFGIGNMTQGNSIASNLERSFALPTWMTGLALAALTLVVLVGGIKTIGKVTAGLVPAMILFYVLGALYILLVNIGSVPAAIGQIFGSAFSGSSAVGGFLGSTIMIAVQYGVARGIFSNESGMGSAAIAAASAQTTHPVRQGLVSMTQTFIDTIIVVTCTGLVIITTGVWQEVDPQTGQQISAAIMTGQAFSHGLPGSWGHWIVTIGLVLFAYSTILGWAYYGERNIERLLGHGAVMPFRVLFSIVVFLGCTVQLGVVWNFSDVMNGLMAIPNLIGLLILSGLIARETRHYLKHDPRLEASRAEIEAFMAGDPGWEEWKISERQR, from the coding sequence GTGGACAGTTTGGAAAGCTTTCTAGGACAGGTCGGAGGCATCGTCTGGGGTCCCTACATGCTGATCCCGCTGCTGCTGGGAACGGGCCTCTATCTGACCGCGCGACTTGGCGGCATCCAGATCGTGCGGCTTGGCGCCGCCCTGCGTCTGGGCCTGCTGAAGCGTCATGACGATGATGCAGAGGGCGATATCTCGCAGTTCGAGGCGCTGACCACGGCAATGGCTGCAACCGTCGGCACAGGGAATATCGTGGGCGTGGCGACAGCGATCAGCGTGGGCGGTCCGGGCGCCCTGTTCTGGATGTGGATGACCGCGCTTTTGGGCATGGCGTCGAAATATTCCGAGGCTTTTCTGGGCGTGCGCTTCCGCACGACCGACGAGGTCGGCGAAAAGAACGGTGGGCCCCAATATTATCTCGAGCGTGGCATTCCGAACGCCTTCGGAAAGTTCCTTGCATTGTCCTTTGCGATCTTCGCGGTCTGTGCCTGCTTCGGCATCGGCAACATGACACAGGGCAACTCGATCGCCTCGAACCTTGAGCGGAGCTTCGCGCTGCCCACCTGGATGACCGGGCTGGCGCTTGCGGCACTGACGCTGGTCGTTCTCGTCGGGGGCATCAAGACGATCGGCAAGGTCACCGCCGGTCTCGTTCCGGCGATGATCCTGTTCTATGTGCTGGGTGCGCTCTATATCCTGCTCGTCAATATCGGATCGGTCCCGGCCGCCATTGGCCAGATCTTCGGCTCGGCCTTCAGCGGCAGTTCGGCCGTCGGCGGCTTTCTTGGCTCGACCATCATGATCGCGGTGCAATACGGCGTCGCGCGCGGCATCTTCTCGAACGAATCCGGCATGGGCTCTGCCGCGATCGCCGCCGCTTCGGCCCAGACCACGCATCCGGTCCGTCAGGGCCTGGTCTCGATGACCCAGACCTTCATTGATACGATCATCGTCGTGACCTGCACCGGCCTTGTCATCATCACGACAGGCGTCTGGCAAGAGGTCGATCCGCAGACCGGGCAGCAGATCTCGGCGGCGATCATGACTGGCCAGGCCTTCAGCCACGGTCTTCCGGGCTCGTGGGGACACTGGATCGTCACCATCGGCCTTGTGCTTTTTGCCTATTCGACAATCCTTGGCTGGGCGTATTACGGCGAGCGCAACATCGAACGCCTGCTTGGTCATGGCGCGGTGATGCCGTTCCGGGTGCTCTTCTCGATCGTGGTGTTTCTGGGCTGCACCGTGCAATTGGGCGTGGTCTGGAATTTCTCGGACGTGATGAACGGTCTCATGGCTATTCCGAACCTGATCGGCCTGCTGATCCTCTCGGGGCTGATCGCGCGCGAAACGCGGCATTATCTGAAGCACGATCCGCGACTGGAGGCGAGCAGGGCCGAAATCGAGGCCTTCATGGCGGGCGATCCCGGCTGGGAGGAATGGAAGATCAGCGAGCGGCAGCGCTGA
- a CDS encoding solute carrier family 23 protein, translating to MGYFPDWRPASGATVLPDEKLPMAAAVPMSLQHLLAMSGSTILAPLIMGFDPNVAVFFSGIGTLLFFFITGGRVPSYLGSSFAFIAVIMAATGFAGGGPNPNIPVALGGIIAAGLIYALIGLVVMAIGSGWVEKLMPPAVTGAIGMAIGLNLAPVAVKQLAGTATHLTIALLTVLCMALVSVYGRQGTRRIAVLIALIFGYALVLVFGNLLQFVPGIDFSAVAAAPWFGMPHFVAPRFEWGAIGLIAPVAIVLVAENLGHIKALGSITGQNMDRYIGRGFLGDGLATMLAGAGGGTGVTTYAENIGVMAMTKVYSTLIFPIAAAIAILLGLSPKFGAILQTIPAPVLAGLAVAVFGLIASAMARIWVDNKVDFSDPRNLFTVGVALIFGAGDFTINIGGFALGGIGTSTLAALVLYQLLGMVRR from the coding sequence ATGGGCTATTTTCCTGACTGGCGCCCCGCATCGGGCGCCACGGTTCTGCCAGACGAAAAGCTTCCGATGGCCGCCGCAGTGCCGATGAGCCTGCAGCACCTGTTGGCGATGTCCGGCTCGACCATCCTCGCTCCGCTGATCATGGGGTTCGACCCCAACGTCGCGGTCTTCTTTTCGGGGATCGGCACGCTGCTGTTCTTCTTCATTACCGGTGGACGGGTCCCGAGCTATCTGGGTTCATCTTTTGCCTTCATCGCGGTGATCATGGCGGCAACCGGCTTTGCGGGCGGCGGTCCGAACCCGAATATTCCGGTGGCCCTTGGCGGGATCATCGCCGCGGGTCTGATCTATGCTCTGATCGGGCTCGTCGTCATGGCAATCGGCTCGGGCTGGGTCGAGAAACTGATGCCTCCGGCCGTCACGGGGGCCATAGGGATGGCCATCGGCCTCAACCTTGCTCCCGTTGCGGTAAAGCAACTGGCCGGCACCGCGACACATCTCACGATCGCCTTGCTGACCGTGCTTTGCATGGCGCTCGTCTCGGTCTATGGACGTCAGGGAACCCGCCGCATCGCGGTGCTGATTGCACTGATCTTCGGCTACGCCCTGGTCCTCGTTTTCGGGAACCTTCTGCAGTTCGTTCCGGGCATTGATTTCTCGGCGGTGGCCGCAGCGCCTTGGTTCGGCATGCCCCATTTCGTCGCGCCGCGCTTCGAATGGGGGGCGATCGGCCTCATCGCCCCTGTCGCGATCGTCCTCGTGGCCGAGAACCTTGGCCATATCAAGGCGCTTGGTTCGATTACCGGCCAGAACATGGACCGCTATATCGGCCGAGGCTTCCTGGGCGACGGTCTTGCCACGATGCTGGCAGGCGCAGGCGGCGGGACGGGCGTCACCACCTATGCAGAGAATATTGGCGTCATGGCGATGACCAAGGTCTATTCGACGCTGATCTTCCCCATCGCCGCCGCAATCGCGATCCTGCTGGGGCTTTCGCCGAAGTTCGGAGCCATCCTGCAGACGATCCCCGCACCGGTTCTGGCAGGTCTGGCGGTTGCTGTCTTTGGACTTATCGCATCGGCCATGGCGCGGATCTGGGTCGACAACAAGGTTGATTTCTCGGACCCCCGCAACCTCTTCACCGTCGGGGTCGCCCTGATCTTCGGTGCCGGGGACTTCACAATCAATATCGGCGGCTTTGCCTTGGGTGGCATCGGCACGTCGACCCTTGCCGCTCTGGTCCTGTACCAACTGCTGGGGATGGTGCGAAGGTAA